Proteins from a single region of Novosphingobium sp. CECT 9465:
- a CDS encoding MFS transporter: protein MTTQPRRDLAPGAWYALVLVALTNAMSLLDRQILAILAPAIKADLKIGDAEMGLLYGTVFALFYALFSLPVGRLADGWVRTRLLAVSLLFWSAATGLAGFASSFTLLALSRLGVGIGEAATQPAGTSLIYDFWPKHRRGFVMSVMASAVALGLGGSLILGGVAAHWWDVTYAAGAAPGGLRGWQFAFLVAAAPGFVLAAVMWRLKEPVRGQMDGIATAPDPHPFRASFALLGSVTPGFHWLGMKGRGASAGMVRGNLLALALIVGAAAGLTVISSAISPKPLMVLGGISLNPHALQWTVIGLGVFVIVNLLQGMKMGDAQAFRVITRSPTLLMCIAVGTLQCSLNYGMMAFNPSFLIRTYGLTMQETALQFGLLSAGMGILGPLAWGPLSDWLNQRFPGSGRAWVGLFAMGVSPLLSFWVYFAPDPGSFYLRFLLYSFILTGWMPPLYAILYDQVLPRMRGLTASFYLLVMTILGMGIGPYVVGLLSDATGSLRTAMLSINVVAVPIVLLLVLIARRAERDEAALLERAAG, encoded by the coding sequence ATGACCACGCAACCACGCCGCGATCTCGCACCGGGAGCATGGTACGCGCTTGTCCTCGTCGCGCTGACCAATGCGATGAGCCTGCTCGACAGGCAGATTCTCGCGATCCTCGCCCCTGCGATCAAGGCTGACCTCAAGATTGGCGATGCCGAGATGGGGCTGCTTTACGGCACCGTGTTTGCGTTGTTCTATGCGCTGTTCTCGCTGCCGGTGGGGCGGCTTGCCGATGGCTGGGTGCGTACGCGCCTGCTGGCGGTCAGCCTTCTGTTCTGGTCTGCGGCAACCGGGCTTGCCGGTTTCGCCAGCAGTTTCACATTGCTGGCCTTGTCTCGGCTGGGCGTTGGGATTGGTGAGGCCGCGACGCAGCCTGCCGGAACCTCGCTGATCTACGATTTCTGGCCGAAACACCGGCGCGGGTTCGTGATGTCGGTCATGGCGTCTGCCGTGGCGCTGGGGCTTGGCGGTTCGCTTATCCTTGGCGGCGTGGCGGCGCATTGGTGGGACGTCACATATGCCGCAGGGGCGGCGCCGGGCGGCCTGCGCGGCTGGCAGTTTGCATTTCTGGTGGCGGCGGCGCCGGGCTTTGTGCTGGCAGCGGTCATGTGGCGCCTGAAGGAACCGGTGCGCGGGCAGATGGACGGGATCGCCACTGCGCCTGATCCGCACCCCTTCCGTGCCAGCTTTGCGCTGCTCGGATCGGTAACGCCGGGGTTCCACTGGCTGGGCATGAAGGGCCGGGGCGCGAGCGCTGGCATGGTGCGCGGCAACCTGCTGGCGCTGGCGTTGATCGTGGGGGCCGCCGCTGGCCTGACCGTGATCAGCAGCGCGATCAGTCCCAAGCCGCTGATGGTGCTTGGCGGCATTTCGCTCAACCCACATGCGTTGCAATGGACCGTCATCGGGCTGGGCGTGTTCGTGATCGTCAACTTGCTGCAAGGCATGAAGATGGGTGATGCTCAGGCGTTTCGCGTGATTACGCGTTCACCCACATTGCTGATGTGCATTGCGGTGGGGACGCTGCAATGTTCGCTCAATTACGGGATGATGGCGTTCAACCCCAGCTTCCTGATCCGCACTTACGGGTTGACGATGCAGGAAACGGCGTTGCAGTTCGGCCTGCTCTCGGCCGGGATGGGCATTCTAGGCCCGCTGGCGTGGGGTCCGCTGTCCGATTGGCTCAACCAGCGCTTTCCCGGCAGCGGGCGGGCTTGGGTGGGGCTTTTCGCGATGGGTGTATCGCCGCTGCTGTCGTTCTGGGTCTATTTCGCGCCTGATCCCGGCAGCTTTTACCTGCGCTTCCTGCTGTACAGCTTCATCCTGACCGGGTGGATGCCGCCGCTATATGCGATCCTGTACGATCAGGTTCTGCCCCGGATGCGCGGGCTTACGGCCAGTTTCTACCTGCTGGTGATGACCATTCTGGGCATGGGCATCGGCCCTTATGTGGTCGGGCTGCTGTCAGACGCAACCGGTTCCCTGCGCACCGCCATGCTGTCGATCAATGTTGTGGCGGTGCCGATCGTGCTGCTTCTGGTCCTGATCGCAAGACGTGCCGAGCGCGACGAAGCGGCATTGCTGGAGAGGGCGGCGGGGTAG
- a CDS encoding NAD-dependent succinate-semialdehyde dehydrogenase, producing MTQYPSLHMIIDGQQIAGGGRRTHAVVNPATGETIGELPLADAADLDRALEVAAEGFRIWRNSTPQQRAAVLQGAARLMVERQEDLARIATMEEGKTLAEARIEVMMNVGLFNFYAGEVFRIYGRTLVRPAGMRSTVTHEPVGPVAAFAPWNFPLGNPGRKLGAPIAAGCSVILKAAEETPASALGVLQCLLDAGLPAQVAQAVFGVPDEVSRHLLGSPIIRKLSFTGSTVIGKHLARLATDNMLRTTMELGGHGPVLVFADADIDRVLDTVVPHKFRNAGQVCVSPTRFIVEEGVFDRFRDGFVERAKAIKVGNGLEEGSQMGPMANPRRPEAMDHLIGDATARGAKLHTGGQRVGNAGYFYAPTVLSEIPLDALIMNEEPFGPVALLNAYSGEDAMIAEANRLPYGLAAYAWTDSAARQKRLAREIETGMLGLNTTMIGGSDSPFGGVKWSGHGAEDGPEGLMACLVTKAVHEG from the coding sequence ATGACCCAATATCCCTCTCTCCACATGATCATCGATGGCCAGCAGATTGCAGGCGGCGGTCGCCGCACGCACGCTGTCGTCAATCCCGCCACGGGTGAAACCATCGGCGAGTTGCCGCTGGCCGATGCAGCAGACCTCGACCGCGCGCTTGAAGTTGCTGCCGAAGGTTTTCGCATCTGGCGTAACAGCACGCCGCAACAGCGCGCTGCCGTACTGCAAGGCGCGGCCCGGTTGATGGTCGAGCGGCAGGAAGACCTAGCGCGGATCGCCACGATGGAGGAGGGCAAGACCCTTGCCGAAGCGCGCATCGAAGTGATGATGAACGTTGGGCTGTTCAATTTCTATGCGGGCGAAGTGTTCCGCATCTATGGCCGCACCTTGGTTCGCCCGGCGGGTATGCGCAGCACGGTCACGCATGAACCGGTCGGCCCGGTCGCGGCGTTTGCGCCGTGGAACTTCCCGCTCGGCAATCCCGGCCGCAAGCTCGGCGCGCCGATTGCAGCGGGCTGCTCTGTGATCCTCAAGGCGGCGGAAGAAACCCCGGCTTCGGCGCTGGGTGTGCTCCAATGCCTGCTCGATGCAGGGTTGCCCGCCCAAGTGGCGCAGGCCGTGTTCGGTGTGCCGGACGAGGTCAGCCGCCATCTGCTCGGCTCGCCCATCATCCGCAAGCTGTCGTTCACCGGATCGACCGTGATCGGCAAGCATCTCGCCCGGCTTGCCACAGACAACATGCTGCGCACCACGATGGAACTGGGGGGGCACGGACCCGTGCTGGTCTTTGCCGATGCCGACATTGATCGTGTGCTCGATACCGTGGTTCCGCACAAATTCCGCAACGCCGGGCAGGTCTGCGTTTCTCCCACCCGCTTCATCGTGGAAGAAGGCGTGTTCGACCGCTTCCGTGACGGGTTTGTGGAACGGGCCAAAGCGATCAAGGTCGGCAACGGGCTTGAAGAAGGCTCGCAGATGGGACCAATGGCCAACCCCCGCCGCCCCGAAGCGATGGACCACCTGATCGGCGATGCCACCGCGCGCGGGGCAAAGCTGCACACTGGCGGGCAGCGTGTTGGCAACGCGGGCTATTTCTATGCGCCCACGGTCCTGTCGGAAATCCCGCTGGATGCTCTGATCATGAACGAAGAACCGTTCGGCCCGGTGGCGCTGCTGAACGCCTATAGTGGCGAAGATGCGATGATCGCCGAGGCGAACCGCCTGCCTTATGGTCTTGCCGCCTATGCCTGGACCGATAGCGCCGCGCGCCAGAAGCGGCTCGCCCGTGAGATCGAGACGGGGATGCTGGGGCTGAACACGACCATGATCGGTGGATCGGATTCCCCGTTCGGTGGGGTCAAGTGGTCTGGCCACGGTGCAGAAGATGGCCCGGAAGGCCTGATGGCCTGCCTTGTCACCAAAGCGGTGCACGAAGGCTGA
- a CDS encoding MFS transporter has product MAGVVVAASPGGSGSAEGFQGACSQAAGAERQWPSTRAAYWALFVIILATFLNFFDQTVFGMLAQRVKVDFGLTDEQLGFLGGPATIIFFVFAGIPLARLADLYPRKYVLAGGMAATGAVMGLGGMAQGFAQFVGSRMFLGAGGSAHAPAAYSMIADYFPPKKITRAFSLLQLGFIGGSTIGVLAGGKLIVMLAGWPDQTVLGLHVHNWQLILLGQAAMGLMAAGLLLTVKEPPRLLSARSSVVGAPPVKSLGQRIIAFTGLDAAKAIHARGRVYYPLFIGLALSAIETFGLAFWRVPFMIRTYGWDEAQIGMVMAPMLLVSQLAGIFFGGFFVEWLARRYADANVRAATILFGLVTVCAVASPMMPTGEASLAVMALGGMFGLAGAVPQNAAIQRIAPNEMRGQVTAIYLFMFTFFGAMGSFVVGTVAQRVVGVEADLWKALVITAGVLLPIATLAMFFGIRPYREEVARLEAAGI; this is encoded by the coding sequence ATGGCAGGTGTCGTCGTTGCGGCAAGTCCCGGTGGGAGCGGGTCGGCAGAAGGTTTCCAAGGTGCATGTTCTCAGGCCGCAGGGGCTGAACGGCAATGGCCTTCCACGCGGGCTGCCTACTGGGCGCTGTTCGTCATCATTCTGGCGACGTTCCTCAACTTTTTCGATCAGACCGTGTTTGGCATGCTGGCGCAGCGGGTGAAGGTTGATTTCGGATTGACCGACGAACAGCTTGGTTTCCTTGGCGGGCCAGCCACGATCATCTTCTTCGTGTTTGCGGGGATACCGCTGGCGCGGCTGGCCGATCTTTATCCCCGCAAATACGTGTTGGCAGGCGGCATGGCAGCCACCGGGGCGGTCATGGGACTTGGCGGAATGGCGCAGGGCTTTGCTCAGTTCGTCGGAAGCCGCATGTTCCTGGGCGCGGGCGGCTCTGCCCATGCACCTGCGGCTTATTCGATGATTGCAGACTACTTTCCGCCCAAAAAGATCACGCGGGCGTTCTCGCTGCTGCAACTGGGTTTCATCGGCGGATCGACTATCGGTGTGCTGGCTGGCGGCAAGCTGATCGTGATGCTGGCGGGCTGGCCGGATCAGACCGTGCTGGGCCTGCACGTCCACAACTGGCAGTTGATCCTGCTGGGGCAGGCTGCCATGGGATTGATGGCGGCAGGATTGCTGCTGACGGTAAAGGAGCCGCCACGCCTGCTTTCGGCGCGTTCGTCCGTGGTCGGTGCGCCCCCTGTCAAAAGCCTTGGGCAGCGCATCATCGCTTTCACGGGGCTTGATGCGGCCAAGGCCATCCACGCGCGGGGGCGGGTTTATTATCCGCTGTTCATCGGGCTTGCGCTGTCTGCGATCGAAACCTTCGGTCTGGCCTTCTGGCGGGTGCCGTTCATGATTCGAACGTATGGCTGGGACGAGGCGCAGATCGGCATGGTCATGGCGCCGATGTTGCTGGTTTCGCAACTCGCGGGGATATTCTTCGGCGGCTTCTTCGTCGAATGGCTGGCCAGGCGCTATGCCGATGCAAATGTGCGCGCGGCCACGATCCTGTTCGGGCTGGTCACGGTCTGCGCCGTCGCCTCGCCGATGATGCCCACGGGCGAGGCGAGCCTTGCCGTGATGGCGCTGGGCGGCATGTTCGGTCTTGCCGGGGCGGTGCCGCAGAATGCCGCGATCCAGCGCATTGCGCCCAATGAAATGCGGGGGCAGGTGACGGCCATCTATTTGTTCATGTTCACCTTTTTTGGCGCAATGGGCAGTTTCGTGGTGGGCACGGTGGCACAGCGCGTGGTCGGGGTCGAGGCGGACTTGTGGAAGGCGCTGGTCATCACCGCCGGTGTGCTTTTGCCGATCGCCACTTTGGCGATGTTCTTCGGCATCCGCCCCTACCGCGAAGAAGTGGCACGGCTTGAAGCTGCGGGGATCTGA
- a CDS encoding SDR family NAD(P)-dependent oxidoreductase: MKDFAGRTAFVTGGANGVGIGLVRQLLNEGCKVAIADIRRDSIDKALASLDNREVMGVQLDVASRDGFKAAADEVEAKFGPVSILCNNAGVNLFQPIEESSFDDWDWLMGVNLHGVINGVMTFVPRMVERIKAGEQKGGHVVNTASMAAFLAAGSPGIYNTTKFAVRGLSESLHYSLLKYEIGVSVLCPGLVKSYIYASDDIRPDALKGTMKAVDSAAVERLAGVHEFGMEPDVIGARAIEAMKANRLHIFSHPDHKQEMREIFDEIIAEYQDYPKDPGFDQRVAFEKFRYDNFAEARAKSRAADF; the protein is encoded by the coding sequence ATGAAGGATTTTGCAGGCCGCACCGCCTTTGTCACCGGTGGCGCCAACGGAGTCGGCATCGGGCTTGTCCGCCAGCTTCTGAACGAAGGCTGCAAAGTGGCGATTGCCGACATCCGGCGGGATTCGATCGACAAGGCACTGGCCAGCCTCGACAACCGCGAAGTCATGGGTGTGCAACTCGACGTTGCCAGCCGCGATGGCTTCAAGGCTGCCGCCGATGAAGTCGAGGCCAAGTTCGGGCCGGTTTCGATCCTGTGCAATAACGCCGGGGTCAACCTGTTCCAACCGATCGAGGAAAGCTCGTTCGACGATTGGGACTGGCTGATGGGCGTGAACCTGCACGGCGTGATCAACGGCGTGATGACCTTCGTTCCGCGCATGGTCGAACGCATCAAGGCGGGCGAACAGAAAGGCGGCCATGTGGTCAACACCGCGTCGATGGCGGCGTTCCTGGCGGCGGGATCGCCGGGCATCTACAACACCACCAAGTTCGCGGTGCGCGGCCTGTCTGAATCGCTGCATTATTCGCTGTTGAAGTACGAAATCGGTGTGTCCGTGCTGTGCCCCGGCCTTGTCAAAAGCTACATCTACGCCAGCGACGACATCCGCCCCGATGCCCTGAAAGGCACGATGAAGGCGGTAGACAGCGCCGCTGTGGAACGGCTTGCGGGCGTCCACGAATTCGGCATGGAGCCGGACGTAATCGGCGCGCGGGCGATCGAGGCGATGAAGGCCAACCGGCTGCACATCTTCTCGCACCCGGACCACAAACAGGAAATGCGCGAAATCTTCGACGAGATCATCGCCGAATATCAGGACTATCCCAAAGACCCCGGCTTCGATCAGCGCGTGGCCTTCGAGAAGTTCCGCTACGACAATTTCGCCGAAGCGCGCGCGAAGTCTCGCGCGGCGGATTTTTGA
- a CDS encoding amino acid aminotransferase, with the protein MLENLAPQPADALLALIKLHNADPRDDKIDLGVGVYRTADGATPVFKAIKAAEARLLETQGSKAYLGPEGDMGFVHALIPYVFGKDFDRSRVEGMQAPGGTGAVRLAVEVAKRSGVKRLWMGTPSWPNHAQIVAAVGIELKTFGHMTADGLADLEALKAALASAEPGDAVLLHGCCHNPTGVDYTPAQWDEIAALLVARNVLPILDLAYQGLGAGMEDDAYGLRKVLSVVPEALVAYSCDKNFGLYRDRVGAFYVVTSDATALANAMANGATIARASWSMPPDHGAAAVRLILENADLTAMWLAELDDMRDRMRSVRDRLAAAQQVGTISMAPLGVQNGLFSMLPLNGEQILAIREKHGVYMAGSGRINIAGLTDGNIDQFIAALGDVAG; encoded by the coding sequence ATGCTCGAAAATCTTGCCCCTCAGCCCGCCGATGCGCTGCTGGCGCTGATCAAGCTCCACAATGCCGATCCGCGTGACGACAAGATTGATCTTGGCGTGGGCGTCTATCGCACGGCAGATGGCGCTACCCCGGTGTTCAAGGCGATCAAGGCGGCCGAAGCCCGGCTGCTCGAAACGCAAGGCTCCAAGGCCTATCTTGGTCCTGAAGGCGACATGGGTTTTGTCCATGCGCTTATCCCATACGTTTTCGGCAAGGACTTTGACCGGTCCAGGGTTGAAGGCATGCAGGCTCCCGGTGGCACCGGCGCGGTGCGGTTGGCGGTCGAAGTGGCCAAGCGTTCGGGCGTGAAGCGGCTGTGGATGGGTACGCCTTCGTGGCCCAACCATGCGCAGATCGTGGCCGCAGTGGGAATTGAACTGAAGACCTTTGGCCACATGACGGCCGATGGTCTGGCCGATCTCGAAGCGCTCAAAGCCGCGCTGGCCAGCGCAGAGCCGGGCGATGCGGTGCTGCTGCACGGCTGCTGCCACAACCCGACCGGCGTCGATTACACGCCCGCGCAGTGGGACGAGATTGCTGCCCTGCTGGTCGCGCGCAATGTTCTGCCGATCCTTGACCTTGCCTATCAGGGTCTTGGCGCGGGCATGGAAGACGATGCCTATGGCTTGCGCAAGGTGTTGAGCGTGGTGCCTGAGGCGCTGGTCGCCTATTCGTGCGACAAGAACTTCGGGCTTTATCGTGACCGGGTCGGCGCGTTCTATGTGGTAACGTCGGACGCGACCGCGCTTGCCAATGCCATGGCCAACGGCGCAACCATCGCGCGCGCATCATGGTCGATGCCGCCCGATCATGGTGCGGCTGCGGTGCGCCTGATTCTTGAGAATGCTGACCTGACCGCGATGTGGCTGGCCGAGCTGGACGACATGCGCGACCGGATGCGCTCGGTGCGCGATCGCCTTGCCGCTGCGCAGCAGGTCGGCACGATCAGCATGGCGCCGCTGGGCGTACAGAACGGCCTGTTCTCGATGCTGCCGCTGAACGGTGAACAGATCTTGGCGATCCGCGAAAAGCACGGCGTTTACATGGCCGGATCGGGCCGGATCAACATCGCGGGCCTGACTGACGGCAATATCGACCAGTTCATTGCTGCACTGGGTGATGTTGCTGGCTGA
- a CDS encoding SDR family NAD(P)-dependent oxidoreductase produces the protein MQNLPEKTAFVTGGASGIGLGIAKALLGAGMNVTIADIRQDHLDSAVAELDGGDRVLAVKLDVTNRAQFAEAADATEAKFGKIHILVNNAGVAVVGPTELATFADWDWVMGVNVGGTVNGIVTVLPRMLAHGEGGHIVCTASMSALVPVGGTTIYSSGKAAVTAMMECMRPELESRGVICSAFCPGAVQSNIADAAKTRPADLADTGYAEADKRRQAGGNLMHLYQTKEEVGERVLEGILNDELYILTHSEFLIGVKERGQAMTAAVQTHLPENPEYKQTFAMLFRNPAITQEIARQEKLQAARTAGEVA, from the coding sequence ATGCAGAACCTGCCGGAAAAGACGGCCTTCGTAACCGGAGGCGCAAGCGGAATCGGCCTGGGAATCGCCAAGGCGCTGCTGGGCGCGGGCATGAACGTGACCATTGCCGATATTCGCCAGGACCATCTCGATTCGGCTGTGGCTGAACTTGACGGCGGTGATCGCGTACTGGCCGTGAAGCTGGACGTGACCAACCGCGCACAATTTGCCGAAGCTGCCGACGCGACCGAGGCAAAGTTCGGCAAGATCCATATCCTTGTGAACAACGCAGGCGTTGCCGTCGTCGGGCCGACCGAATTGGCGACCTTTGCCGATTGGGACTGGGTTATGGGTGTGAACGTGGGCGGCACCGTCAACGGCATCGTCACGGTCCTTCCGCGCATGCTGGCGCATGGCGAAGGCGGGCATATCGTGTGCACCGCATCGATGTCTGCGCTGGTCCCGGTGGGCGGAACCACGATCTATTCATCGGGCAAGGCCGCTGTTACCGCGATGATGGAATGCATGCGTCCCGAACTGGAGTCGCGCGGCGTGATCTGCAGCGCATTCTGCCCCGGCGCGGTGCAATCGAACATCGCCGATGCCGCCAAGACGCGCCCCGCCGACCTTGCCGATACCGGCTATGCCGAGGCCGACAAGCGTCGTCAGGCAGGCGGCAACCTGATGCACCTGTACCAGACCAAGGAAGAAGTGGGCGAGCGTGTGCTGGAAGGCATCCTGAATGACGAACTCTACATCCTGACCCACTCCGAATTCCTGATCGGCGTGAAGGAACGAGGGCAGGCGATGACCGCAGCGGTGCAGACCCACCTGCCCGAAAATCCCGAATACAAGCAAACCTTTGCGATGCTGTTCCGCAATCCTGCGATCACGCAGGAAATTGCCCGGCAGGAAAAGTTGCAGGCAGCGCGCACCGCCGGAGAAGTGGCATGA
- a CDS encoding nuclear transport factor 2 family protein gives MSDTNQIAALENRLADLEQRLALREDELDIRKLQHLYGYLIDKCLYNETVDLFTDDGEVRFFGGVWKGKEGVRRLYVERFQKRFTYGNNGPIDGFLLDHPQLQDIINVQPDGVTAYGRARSMMQAGRHKDYEGDAPHLKARQWWEGGIYENTYKKVDGIWRMHSLNYMPIWHGHYESGWANTPPEFVPFPKLTYPEDPTGPDVLIEDNWLWPTHKITPFHMKHPVTGEEIVAQRWQGDIDRENTKK, from the coding sequence GTGTCTGATACCAACCAGATTGCCGCGCTTGAAAACCGCCTGGCCGACCTTGAACAGCGCCTTGCGCTGCGTGAGGATGAACTCGACATCCGCAAATTGCAGCACCTTTACGGCTACCTGATCGACAAATGCCTGTATAACGAAACGGTGGACCTGTTCACCGATGATGGCGAAGTGCGCTTCTTCGGCGGTGTATGGAAAGGCAAGGAGGGCGTGCGCCGCCTCTATGTCGAACGCTTCCAGAAGCGCTTTACTTATGGCAACAATGGCCCGATCGACGGTTTCCTGCTGGATCATCCGCAGTTGCAGGACATCATCAATGTCCAGCCTGATGGCGTTACAGCTTATGGTCGCGCCCGCTCGATGATGCAGGCTGGCCGCCACAAGGATTATGAAGGCGATGCTCCACACCTCAAGGCGCGCCAGTGGTGGGAAGGCGGCATCTACGAAAACACCTACAAGAAGGTGGACGGCATCTGGCGGATGCACAGCCTGAACTACATGCCGATCTGGCATGGCCACTATGAATCCGGCTGGGCCAACACCCCGCCTGAATTCGTGCCTTTCCCGAAGTTGACTTACCCCGAAGACCCGACCGGACCCGACGTTCTGATCGAGGACAACTGGCTGTGGCCGACGCACAAGATCACGCCGTTCCACATGAAGCACCCGGTGACGGGCGAGGAAATCGTCGCGCAGCGCTGGCAGGGTGACATCGACCGCGAGAACACGAAGAAGTAA
- a CDS encoding EipA family protein — protein sequence MTMIRNKVRAMAAGLACAFAVATTGVSAQVQTVDPNSVIDGDLAPSATPVGREAGTTPALPAETVPPQTLPPQTFPAPSQSAPASSSELPAATAQPVPAQGTSYREDDLIGAAEGVFGKGASGLADLIKDLLKKQGQPNAYIVGREASAALVVGLRYGSGTLHHKVEGERAVYWTGPSIGFDVGANAASTFVLVYNLYDSEELYARFPAGEGQAYLIGGFHVSYLRKGDKVLIPVRSGAGLRLGINGGYMKFSRTQKWLPF from the coding sequence ATGACCATGATTCGAAACAAGGTCAGGGCGATGGCCGCCGGGCTGGCTTGCGCCTTCGCCGTGGCGACAACCGGCGTTTCGGCGCAAGTGCAGACGGTCGATCCCAATTCGGTGATCGACGGTGATCTTGCGCCATCGGCAACGCCGGTCGGTCGCGAAGCGGGAACCACGCCTGCACTTCCCGCAGAGACGGTTCCCCCTCAGACACTGCCCCCGCAGACGTTTCCGGCACCCAGCCAGTCCGCTCCTGCATCGTCGAGCGAACTGCCTGCCGCCACCGCCCAGCCTGTTCCTGCGCAAGGCACCAGCTATCGCGAGGATGACCTGATCGGTGCGGCAGAGGGCGTGTTCGGCAAGGGCGCATCGGGGCTTGCCGACCTGATCAAGGACCTGCTCAAGAAGCAGGGGCAACCCAACGCCTATATCGTAGGGCGCGAGGCGAGCGCAGCGCTGGTGGTTGGCCTGCGCTATGGCTCTGGCACCTTGCATCACAAGGTCGAAGGCGAACGCGCGGTTTACTGGACCGGGCCTTCGATCGGGTTCGATGTGGGGGCCAATGCGGCGAGCACGTTCGTTCTTGTCTACAATCTGTACGACAGCGAAGAGCTGTACGCGCGGTTTCCGGCGGGCGAGGGGCAGGCCTATCTGATCGGCGGGTTCCATGTCAGCTACTTGCGCAAGGGTGACAAGGTGCTGATCCCGGTCCGTTCGGGCGCGGGGCTGCGCCTGGGCATCAACGGCGGCTACATGAAGTTTTCGCGCACACAGAAGTGGCTGCCGTTCTGA
- a CDS encoding amidohydrolase family protein: MQDLKTGGGQGYLRIATEEAFATREQVDAFLRMIKDGTADKGMVSLWGFYGTSPSERATQILERLLDLGERRIADMDAAGIDKAILALTSPGVQPILDTEEARGIAARANNLLADACEKYPDRFIGMGTVAPQDPEWSAQEIHRGAKELGFKGIQINSHTQGRYLDEEFFDPIFRALVEVDQPLYIHPATSPDSMIGPMLEAGLDGAVFGFGVETGMHLLRLITIGIFDKYPTLQIMVGHMGEALPYWLYRLDYMHQAGVRSQRYERMKPLKKTIAEYLKSNVLVTNSGVAWEPAVKFCQQVMGEDRVMYAMDYPYQYVPQEVHAMDAMDMSAETKKKFFQTNAERWFKL, translated from the coding sequence ATGCAAGATCTGAAAACCGGCGGGGGCCAAGGCTACCTGCGTATCGCCACCGAAGAGGCTTTCGCCACGCGCGAACAGGTCGATGCGTTCCTGCGCATGATCAAGGACGGCACGGCGGACAAGGGCATGGTCTCGCTCTGGGGCTTCTACGGCACGTCGCCGTCGGAACGCGCCACGCAGATTCTCGAACGCCTGCTCGATCTGGGCGAACGCCGCATTGCCGATATGGACGCCGCTGGCATCGACAAGGCAATTCTCGCGCTGACCTCGCCCGGCGTGCAGCCGATACTCGACACCGAAGAAGCCAGGGGCATCGCCGCCCGCGCCAACAATCTTTTGGCCGACGCTTGCGAGAAGTATCCTGATCGCTTCATCGGCATGGGCACGGTGGCCCCGCAAGACCCGGAATGGTCGGCGCAAGAGATTCATCGCGGCGCAAAGGAGCTGGGCTTCAAGGGCATCCAGATCAACAGCCACACGCAGGGCCGCTATCTGGACGAGGAATTCTTCGACCCGATCTTCCGTGCCCTGGTCGAGGTGGACCAGCCGCTCTACATCCACCCGGCAACATCACCCGATTCCATGATCGGCCCGATGCTCGAAGCGGGCCTTGATGGCGCGGTATTCGGGTTCGGCGTTGAAACCGGGATGCATCTGCTGCGCCTGATCACCATCGGCATTTTCGACAAGTACCCGACCTTGCAGATCATGGTCGGCCACATGGGCGAGGCGCTGCCCTACTGGCTTTACCGGCTTGATTACATGCATCAGGCAGGCGTCCGTTCGCAGCGCTATGAACGCATGAAGCCGCTGAAAAAGACCATCGCCGAATATCTGAAGTCGAACGTGCTCGTCACCAATTCGGGCGTGGCGTGGGAACCGGCGGTCAAGTTCTGCCAGCAGGTCATGGGCGAAGACCGCGTGATGTACGCGATGGATTACCCGTACCAGTATGTGCCGCAGGAAGTGCATGCCATGGACGCCATGGACATGAGCGCAGAAACGAAGAAGAAGTTCTTCCAGACAAACGCCGAGCGCTGGTTCAAGCTGTGA